From a single Methylosinus sp. H3A genomic region:
- the nifB gene encoding nitrogenase cofactor biosynthesis protein NifB translates to MESLSTETVDVGGAESIDEVMQKVAEHKGCGTSGGSGKASCGTAAGENDLPQEIWDKVKNHPCYSEEAHHHYARMHVAVAPACNIQCNYCNRKYDCANESRPGVVSEKLTPEQASKKVLAVASTIPQMTVLGIAGPGDPLANPEKTFKTFELIAATAPDIKLCLSTNGLALPEHVDTIAKYNVDHVTITINMVDPDVGAQIYPWIYWEHKRIYGREAAEILTQHQMRGLEMLTERGILCKVNSVMIPGINDKHLVEVNRAVKSRGAFLHNIMPLISSPEHGTVFGLNGQRGPTAQELKALQDSCEGEMNMMRHCRQCRADAVGLLGEDRSAEFTTDKIMAMEVTYDLESRKAYQTKVEEERLKVAAAKNAELATLAGEDNVDVKILIAVATKGSGRVNEHFGHAKEFQIYELSTNGAKFVGHRRVDLYCQGGYGEEDSLDTIIRAINDCTAVFVAKIGGCPKNDLLKAGIDPVDEFAFEFIEQSAITYFKRYLDRVKSGEIEHKERGDATLRQGAFITA, encoded by the coding sequence ATGGAATCTCTTTCTACTGAAACCGTCGACGTCGGCGGGGCTGAATCGATCGACGAAGTGATGCAGAAGGTCGCCGAGCATAAGGGCTGCGGCACCTCCGGCGGCAGCGGCAAAGCGAGCTGCGGCACGGCGGCTGGCGAAAACGACCTGCCGCAAGAAATCTGGGACAAGGTCAAGAACCATCCTTGCTACAGCGAGGAAGCGCATCACCACTATGCGCGCATGCATGTCGCCGTCGCGCCGGCTTGCAATATCCAGTGCAACTACTGCAATCGCAAATATGATTGCGCCAACGAGTCGCGCCCCGGCGTCGTCTCCGAGAAGCTGACGCCCGAGCAGGCCTCCAAGAAGGTTCTGGCCGTCGCGTCGACGATCCCGCAGATGACCGTTCTCGGCATCGCCGGCCCGGGCGACCCGCTCGCCAATCCAGAGAAGACCTTCAAGACCTTCGAGCTGATCGCCGCGACCGCTCCCGACATCAAGCTCTGCCTGTCGACGAATGGTCTGGCTCTGCCCGAGCATGTCGACACGATCGCCAAATATAATGTCGATCACGTCACGATCACCATCAACATGGTCGATCCGGACGTCGGCGCGCAGATCTATCCCTGGATCTACTGGGAGCATAAGCGCATCTATGGCCGCGAGGCCGCCGAGATCCTGACGCAGCACCAGATGCGCGGCCTCGAGATGCTGACCGAGCGCGGCATTCTGTGCAAGGTCAACTCGGTCATGATCCCGGGCATCAACGACAAGCATCTCGTCGAGGTGAACAGGGCCGTGAAGTCGCGCGGGGCGTTCCTGCACAACATCATGCCGCTCATCTCGTCCCCCGAGCACGGCACCGTGTTCGGCCTCAACGGCCAGCGCGGCCCGACGGCTCAAGAGCTGAAGGCGCTGCAGGACAGCTGTGAAGGCGAGATGAATATGATGCGCCATTGCCGCCAGTGCCGCGCCGACGCGGTCGGGCTGCTCGGCGAGGATCGCAGCGCCGAATTCACGACCGACAAGATCATGGCCATGGAAGTGACCTATGATCTCGAGAGCCGCAAGGCTTATCAGACGAAGGTCGAGGAAGAGCGCCTGAAGGTCGCGGCGGCCAAGAACGCTGAGCTGGCGACGCTCGCCGGCGAAGACAATGTCGACGTCAAGATCCTGATCGCCGTGGCGACCAAGGGCAGCGGCCGCGTCAACGAGCACTTTGGCCACGCCAAGGAGTTCCAGATCTACGAGCTCAGCACCAATGGCGCGAAGTTCGTCGGTCATCGCCGCGTCGACCTGTATTGCCAGGGCGGTTATGGCGAAGAGGACAGCCTCGACACGATCATCCGCGCGATCAATGATTGCACGGCGGTGTTCGTGGCCAAGATCGGCGGTTGCCCGAAGAATGATCTGCTCAAGGCCGGCATCGACCCGGTCGATGAATTCGCTTTCGAGTTCATCGAGCAGTCGGCGATCACCTACTTCAAGCGCTATCTCGATCGTGTGAAAAGCGGCGAGATCGAGCATAAGGAGCGCGGTGACGCGACCCTTCGTCAGGGCGCCTTCATCACGGCCTGA
- a CDS encoding nitrogen fixation protein NifZ has protein sequence MSNINRDDGSVELNDPPVFNYGEKVKSKKVVRNDGTFAGKDVGEVLVKKGEIGYVSSIGTFLQQFYIYGVEFVDTGYKVGMRKKELEAVETVTDEAAR, from the coding sequence ATGAGCAACATCAACCGTGACGACGGCTCCGTCGAGCTCAACGACCCGCCGGTCTTCAACTATGGCGAAAAGGTCAAGTCGAAAAAGGTGGTGCGAAACGACGGAACCTTCGCCGGCAAGGACGTCGGCGAAGTTCTCGTCAAAAAGGGCGAGATCGGCTACGTCTCGAGCATCGGCACATTTTTGCAGCAATTCTACATCTATGGCGTCGAATTCGTGGATACCGGCTATAAAGTCGGCATGCGCAAAAAGGAGCTCGAGGCCGTCGAGACCGTGACCGACGAGGCCGCGCGATGA
- a CDS encoding group II truncated hemoglobin: MDAVQTTKTAFDVIGGQEAVDRLVEAFYRNMDVLPQARDIRAMHAVDLGPTKAVLKLYLAEWLGGPKSYSEQRGHPRLRMRHMGFAIGPAERDAWMTCMTGALEEVVDDVRVRDTLKQNFAKLADWLRNDPGNQHDKHH; this comes from the coding sequence ATGGACGCCGTGCAAACGACAAAGACCGCATTCGACGTCATCGGCGGCCAGGAAGCGGTCGATCGCCTCGTCGAGGCGTTCTATCGCAATATGGACGTTCTGCCGCAGGCGCGTGACATTCGCGCGATGCATGCGGTGGATCTCGGCCCCACCAAGGCGGTTCTGAAGCTCTATCTGGCCGAATGGCTGGGCGGACCCAAGAGCTATTCGGAGCAGCGGGGACACCCCCGGCTGCGCATGCGTCACATGGGCTTCGCGATCGGACCCGCCGAGCGCGACGCGTGGATGACCTGCATGACGGGCGCGCTCGAAGAGGTGGTCGATGATGTGAGAGTGCGAGACACATTGAAGCAGAACTTCGCCAAACTGGCGGATTGGCTACGTAACGATCCGGGTAACCAACATGACAAGCATCACTGA
- the nifA gene encoding nif-specific transcriptional activator NifA gives MGYEAGSSMNTAQARAFDPSESALVGIYEISKLLASPNRLEKTLAGVLALLSSFLDMRHGLIALLDTHGDPEVVVGSGWSEVNAKKFFEHLPERAVGQIVATKMPLVVENVAASPLFEGTDLSEWGPTDGQPFSLIGVPIKEGDAVVGTLTVDRVYSDRSSVRFDHDVRFLTMIANLVGQTLRLHKLIGRDRDRLMQEKARLEKGERPAHIEARLDGIKGIVGESPAVRAVVDKIRIVAKAKSTVLLRGESGTGKELFAAAIHNLSPRQSKPFVKLNCAALPESVLESELFGHERGAFTGAAALRKGRFELADGGTLFLDEIGDITPAFQAKLLRVLQEGEFERVGGTRTMKVDVRFVCATNRNLEEAVQKGEFRADLYYRISVVPIFLPPLRERKGDLAPLANEFLRRFNSEQNVHLTLSDSAMEVLNECNFPGNIRELENCVYRTATLARNEGIVDKDFSCRNDGCLSSVLWNGSRESTIGGLHSASFTPLPIVSKAPPPPPPPARPPVVRPPVEEPAPVVAAQPAAACPGAENCTVIETDHRSDRDKLIEAMEQAGWVKAKAARLLGLTPRQIGYALQKYDIPVKKF, from the coding sequence ATGGGATACGAAGCTGGAAGCAGCATGAACACGGCTCAGGCTCGCGCGTTCGACCCGAGCGAATCTGCTCTCGTCGGAATCTACGAAATCTCGAAGCTGTTGGCGTCGCCCAACCGGCTCGAAAAGACGCTGGCGGGGGTGTTGGCGCTTCTGTCGAGCTTTCTCGACATGCGGCACGGCCTCATCGCTCTGCTCGACACGCATGGCGACCCGGAAGTGGTCGTCGGCTCTGGTTGGAGCGAGGTGAACGCCAAAAAATTCTTCGAACATCTCCCGGAGCGGGCGGTCGGCCAGATCGTGGCCACGAAAATGCCGCTGGTGGTCGAGAACGTCGCCGCCTCTCCTTTGTTCGAGGGAACCGATCTCTCCGAATGGGGTCCGACCGATGGTCAGCCTTTCTCGCTGATCGGCGTGCCGATCAAGGAAGGTGACGCGGTCGTCGGCACTTTGACGGTCGATCGCGTTTATAGCGACCGATCCTCGGTTCGCTTCGATCATGATGTCCGATTCCTGACAATGATCGCCAATCTGGTGGGGCAGACTCTGCGCCTCCATAAGCTGATCGGTCGCGATCGCGATCGGCTGATGCAGGAGAAAGCCCGTCTCGAAAAGGGCGAGCGGCCCGCGCATATCGAGGCGAGGCTGGACGGCATCAAGGGAATCGTCGGCGAAAGTCCGGCGGTACGCGCTGTCGTCGACAAGATTCGCATCGTCGCCAAGGCGAAGTCGACCGTGCTGTTGCGCGGCGAGTCCGGCACCGGCAAGGAGCTGTTCGCGGCCGCGATCCACAATCTCTCGCCGCGGCAGAGCAAGCCTTTCGTCAAGCTGAACTGCGCCGCCCTGCCGGAGAGCGTGCTCGAATCCGAATTATTCGGCCATGAGCGCGGAGCCTTCACCGGCGCGGCCGCCTTACGCAAAGGGCGGTTCGAGCTGGCGGACGGAGGCACGCTGTTTCTGGACGAGATCGGCGACATCACGCCCGCTTTCCAGGCCAAGCTGCTGCGCGTGCTTCAGGAAGGCGAGTTCGAGCGCGTCGGCGGCACGCGGACGATGAAGGTCGACGTGCGTTTCGTCTGCGCCACTAACCGCAATCTGGAAGAGGCGGTGCAGAAGGGCGAGTTCCGCGCCGATCTCTACTATCGCATCAGCGTGGTGCCGATTTTTCTGCCGCCCCTGCGCGAGCGCAAAGGCGATCTTGCGCCGCTGGCCAATGAATTCCTGCGGCGCTTCAACAGCGAGCAGAATGTCCATCTGACCCTGTCCGACTCGGCGATGGAAGTGCTCAACGAATGCAACTTCCCGGGCAATATTCGCGAGCTCGAGAACTGCGTCTATCGCACCGCGACTCTGGCGCGCAACGAGGGGATCGTCGACAAGGACTTCTCCTGCCGCAATGACGGCTGCTTGTCCTCGGTTCTGTGGAACGGCTCGCGGGAATCGACGATCGGCGGACTCCATTCGGCGAGCTTCACGCCTTTGCCGATCGTTTCCAAGGCTCCGCCGCCGCCCCCGCCGCCGGCGCGGCCTCCGGTGGTTCGGCCGCCGGTCGAGGAACCTGCTCCGGTCGTCGCCGCGCAACCCGCCGCAGCCTGTCCGGGCGCCGAAAACTGCACGGTCATCGAGACCGATCACCGATCGGATCGCGACAAGCTCATCGAGGCGATGGAGCAGGCTGGATGGGTGAAGGCCAAAGCGGCCCGCCTGCTCGGCTTGACGCCCCGGCAGATCGGCTATGCGTTGCAAAAATACGATATCCCTGTAAAGAAGTTCTGA
- a CDS encoding 4Fe4S-binding leucine-rich repeat protein produces the protein MSTDEIDEAIDWLGAPVDCGACPHNELLAEGRCIPLRACLFDRYARRIDRFFDWNPEIARHYLAHPYFEVRSCAAKAAEIFLLPALLDDPEEAVRWSAARRLPDRYLLKLRNDPHREVRIRVAHRLDPVDLLPMIEDRDYYVRQVVARRISPDLLVLMIDDDDVEVRRVVAERISPQALKRITTDIDAGVRFEAAQRLDATQLPDLIGDPDWRVRYEVARRAALGDIQPLLSDVDPIVRETAEARLGKTPDPSGKKVFERNHSHIEERI, from the coding sequence ATGTCGACTGACGAAATCGATGAAGCCATCGATTGGCTGGGCGCTCCCGTCGACTGCGGCGCATGTCCGCACAATGAGCTGCTGGCCGAGGGCCGCTGCATACCGCTCCGAGCCTGCTTGTTCGATCGCTATGCGCGCCGAATCGATCGGTTCTTCGACTGGAATCCCGAGATCGCGCGCCACTATCTCGCACATCCCTATTTTGAAGTGCGCTCCTGCGCCGCAAAGGCGGCAGAGATATTTCTTCTGCCCGCGCTGCTCGACGACCCCGAGGAGGCGGTTCGCTGGAGCGCGGCGCGGCGGCTGCCGGACCGCTATCTTCTCAAGCTTCGCAATGATCCACATCGCGAGGTGAGGATAAGAGTCGCGCATCGCCTCGATCCGGTCGATCTTCTGCCGATGATCGAGGATCGCGATTATTACGTGCGCCAAGTTGTCGCGCGACGCATATCGCCCGATCTTCTCGTTCTGATGATCGACGACGACGACGTCGAAGTCCGGCGCGTCGTGGCGGAGCGCATCTCGCCTCAGGCGCTGAAGCGAATTACGACCGACATCGACGCTGGCGTGCGCTTCGAGGCGGCGCAGAGGCTCGATGCGACCCAGCTCCCCGATCTCATCGGCGATCCGGATTGGCGTGTCCGCTATGAAGTGGCGCGCCGCGCCGCTCTCGGGGACATACAGCCGCTGCTCTCGGACGTGGATCCGATCGTGCGGGAAACTGCCGAAGCGCGGCTCGGCAAGACGCCGGATCCTTCCGGCAAGAAGGTTTTCGAGCGCAACCACAGTCACATCGAGGAACGGATATGA
- a CDS encoding 4Fe-4S dicluster domain-containing protein has product MTYKIVASQCTSCSACEAECPNVAISEKNGTFVINPKKCTECIGYFDVPQCVAVCPVDDTCVIDNSLPRYQAAGGAA; this is encoded by the coding sequence ATGACCTATAAGATCGTTGCTTCGCAATGCACGTCCTGCTCGGCGTGCGAAGCAGAGTGCCCCAATGTGGCGATTTCCGAGAAGAACGGAACCTTCGTCATCAATCCGAAGAAATGCACCGAGTGCATCGGCTATTTCGATGTTCCTCAATGCGTCGCGGTTTGCCCTGTCGATGACACTTGCGTCATCGACAACTCTCTCCCGCGGTATCAGGCGGCCGGGGGCGCGGCATGA
- a CDS encoding DegT/DnrJ/EryC1/StrS aminotransferase family protein, translated as MKTTILPMNDPDLAQSDLDAVVETITSPRLSSGPKVEEFEAEFANYLGRKHAIAVSSGTIGLLLTLRAYGIGPGDEVVASAHSFRETTHAIALTGARPVFADIDYWAGTLAPEKAEAVITERTKAIVAGNSNGHPAPWESFRQLAEAKKLVLIEDSTEAIGSIYKGKLVGSFGDCSVFDFSQPGVIACGEGGMIVTDDDDRASAIRNLRSRRVAERSSVVLGAYPPMQAAMSDITAALGLAQFRRLELLLARRTRVERWFYQYVKSFEGIKDPYIAPDVDEVHWFLYVVHLGTRFSRSSRDQIIEDLQTEKIDAAAYSHPLHLQRYYFDLGYRRGNFFVTEKVADRAVALPFHAHLTENQIAFIVGTMKDASINIGAGAAIYL; from the coding sequence ATGAAGACGACCATTCTGCCGATGAATGATCCGGACCTCGCCCAGAGCGATCTGGACGCGGTGGTCGAGACGATTACTTCGCCGCGACTCTCCTCGGGCCCCAAAGTCGAAGAGTTCGAGGCGGAATTCGCGAATTATCTCGGCAGGAAACATGCGATCGCGGTCTCCAGCGGCACGATCGGCCTTCTGCTCACGCTGCGCGCCTATGGAATAGGCCCAGGCGATGAAGTCGTCGCCTCGGCCCATTCTTTCCGCGAGACCACCCATGCCATCGCGTTGACGGGCGCGCGTCCGGTGTTCGCAGACATCGACTATTGGGCGGGCACGCTCGCGCCGGAGAAGGCGGAAGCCGTCATCACCGAGCGCACCAAGGCTATAGTCGCCGGCAACAGCAATGGTCATCCCGCGCCCTGGGAGTCCTTTCGCCAGCTCGCCGAAGCGAAAAAGCTGGTTCTGATCGAAGATTCGACCGAGGCGATCGGCTCGATCTACAAAGGCAAGCTGGTCGGCTCCTTCGGCGATTGCTCTGTCTTCGACTTCTCGCAGCCGGGCGTCATCGCCTGCGGCGAGGGGGGGATGATCGTCACCGACGACGACGATCGCGCCTCCGCGATCCGCAATCTGCGCAGTCGTCGCGTCGCGGAGCGCTCGTCGGTCGTGCTCGGCGCCTACCCGCCCATGCAGGCGGCGATGAGCGACATCACCGCGGCGCTCGGGCTCGCGCAGTTTCGGCGCCTGGAGCTGCTGCTCGCGCGGCGGACGCGCGTCGAGCGCTGGTTCTATCAATATGTGAAATCCTTCGAAGGGATCAAAGATCCCTATATCGCGCCGGATGTCGACGAAGTTCACTGGTTCCTCTACGTCGTCCATCTGGGCACGCGCTTCTCGCGCTCGAGCCGCGACCAGATTATCGAAGACCTTCAGACAGAAAAAATCGATGCGGCGGCCTATTCGCATCCGTTGCATCTCCAGCGCTATTATTTCGATCTCGGCTATCGTCGCGGCAATTTCTTCGTGACCGAGAAAGTCGCCGATCGCGCGGTCGCGCTGCCGTTCCATGCGCATCTCACCGAAAATCAGATCGCCTTCATCGTCGGCACGATGAAGGACGCTTCGATCAATATCGGCGCAGGCGCGGCGATCTATCTCTGA
- a CDS encoding 2Fe-2S iron-sulfur cluster-binding protein, giving the protein MPVLTILPSGKTIEAEQGSRLLDAILAAGESISSKCGGEAKCGTCHLFVQDGRKSVSKTTRAENERLDSIVGVGSKSRLACQVNFGTENVTVELLGFDSGR; this is encoded by the coding sequence ATGCCGGTACTGACCATTCTGCCGTCAGGCAAAACCATCGAGGCCGAGCAGGGCAGCAGACTTCTGGACGCAATACTCGCGGCTGGAGAGAGCATATCCAGCAAGTGCGGAGGCGAGGCCAAATGTGGCACCTGCCACCTCTTCGTCCAGGACGGAAGGAAGAGCGTGTCGAAAACGACTCGCGCCGAAAACGAGCGATTGGATTCGATCGTCGGTGTGGGTTCGAAATCGCGTCTCGCTTGCCAAGTCAATTTCGGAACCGAAAACGTCACGGTCGAGCTTCTCGGCTTCGACTCCGGTCGCTGA
- the groES gene encoding co-chaperone GroES → MAFRPLHDRVVVKRLEGEDKTKGGIIIPDTAKEKPAEGKIIAVGPGSRDESGKLVALDVKEGDRVLFGKWSGTEVKIDGEDLLIMKESDILGVIA, encoded by the coding sequence ATGGCGTTCCGTCCCCTCCACGACCGGGTCGTGGTCAAGCGCCTCGAAGGCGAAGACAAGACCAAAGGCGGCATCATCATTCCCGACACCGCGAAAGAGAAGCCCGCCGAGGGCAAGATCATCGCCGTCGGCCCCGGCTCCCGCGACGAGAGCGGCAAGCTCGTCGCCCTCGACGTCAAGGAAGGCGACCGCGTGCTGTTCGGCAAATGGTCCGGCACCGAGGTCAAGATCGACGGGGAAGATCTCCTCATCATGAAAGAAAGCGACATTCTGGGCGTCATCGCCTGA
- the groL gene encoding chaperonin GroEL (60 kDa chaperone family; promotes refolding of misfolded polypeptides especially under stressful conditions; forms two stacked rings of heptamers to form a barrel-shaped 14mer; ends can be capped by GroES; misfolded proteins enter the barrel where they are refolded when GroES binds): protein MAAKDIRFSSDARDRILRGVDILANAVKVTLGPKGRNVVIEKSFGAPRITKDGVTVAKEIELADKFENLGAQLVREVASKQNDTAGDGTTTATVLAAAIAREGAKAVAAGLNPQDLKRGIDLAVEAVVADLKKNSKKVTSNDEIAQVGTISANGDSYIGQEIAKAVQKVGNEGVITVEEAKSLDSETVIVEGLQFDRGYLSPYFITNAERLVAELEDPYILIHEKKLSTLQPLLPILEAVVQTGKPLLIIAEDVEGEALATLVVNKLRGGLKIAAVKAPGFGDRRKAQLEDIAILTGGQVVSEDLGIKLESVTLPLLGKAKRIRIDKENTTIIDGAGEKKDIEARVAQIKAQVEETTSDYDREKMQERLAKLAGGVAVIRVGGATEVEVKEKKDRVDDALNATRAAVQEGISPGGGVALLRAIAALADVKVANSDQQTGVAIVRKAIQAPARQIVDNAGGDGAVVVGKLLESTDYNYGYDAQTGEYGDLVKLGIIDPTKVVRTALQDASSIAGLIVTTEATITEQPKKDSGPALPPGGGMGGMDF, encoded by the coding sequence ATGGCAGCCAAGGACATTCGCTTTTCCTCCGACGCGCGCGACCGTATTCTGCGCGGCGTCGACATCCTCGCCAATGCGGTGAAGGTCACGCTCGGCCCCAAGGGCCGCAACGTCGTCATCGAGAAGAGCTTCGGCGCTCCGCGCATCACCAAGGACGGCGTCACCGTCGCCAAGGAGATCGAGCTCGCCGACAAATTCGAGAATCTCGGCGCCCAGCTCGTTCGTGAGGTGGCCTCCAAGCAGAACGACACCGCCGGCGACGGCACCACGACGGCGACCGTCCTCGCCGCCGCCATCGCCCGTGAAGGCGCCAAGGCCGTCGCGGCCGGCCTCAACCCGCAGGATCTCAAGCGCGGCATCGACCTCGCGGTCGAGGCGGTGGTCGCCGATCTGAAGAAGAACTCCAAGAAGGTCACCTCCAACGACGAGATCGCCCAGGTCGGCACCATCTCGGCCAATGGCGACAGCTACATCGGCCAGGAGATCGCCAAGGCGGTGCAGAAGGTCGGCAATGAGGGCGTGATCACGGTGGAGGAGGCCAAGAGCCTCGACTCCGAGACGGTCATCGTCGAGGGCCTGCAGTTCGACCGCGGCTATCTCTCGCCTTACTTCATCACCAACGCCGAGCGTCTCGTCGCGGAGCTCGAGGATCCCTACATCCTCATCCACGAGAAGAAGCTGTCGACTCTGCAGCCGCTGCTGCCGATCCTCGAGGCCGTTGTGCAGACCGGCAAGCCGCTGCTCATCATCGCCGAGGACGTCGAGGGCGAGGCTCTGGCCACGCTCGTCGTCAACAAGCTGCGCGGCGGCCTGAAGATCGCGGCCGTGAAGGCCCCGGGCTTCGGCGATCGTCGCAAGGCTCAGCTCGAGGACATCGCCATTCTGACGGGCGGTCAGGTCGTCTCCGAGGATCTCGGCATCAAGCTCGAGAGCGTCACGCTGCCCCTGCTCGGCAAGGCCAAGCGCATTCGCATCGACAAAGAGAACACGACGATCATCGACGGCGCCGGCGAGAAGAAGGACATCGAGGCCCGCGTCGCCCAGATCAAGGCGCAGGTCGAGGAGACCACCTCGGACTATGACCGCGAGAAGATGCAGGAGCGTCTCGCCAAGCTCGCGGGCGGCGTCGCGGTGATCCGCGTCGGCGGCGCGACCGAGGTCGAGGTCAAGGAGAAGAAGGACCGCGTCGACGACGCGCTGAACGCCACCCGCGCCGCGGTGCAGGAAGGCATTTCGCCCGGCGGCGGCGTCGCGCTGCTGCGCGCTATCGCCGCTCTCGCCGATGTCAAGGTCGCCAATTCCGACCAGCAGACCGGCGTCGCGATCGTCCGCAAGGCGATCCAGGCTCCGGCCCGTCAGATCGTCGACAACGCCGGCGGAGACGGCGCGGTCGTGGTCGGCAAGCTGCTCGAGTCCACGGACTATAATTACGGCTATGACGCCCAGACCGGCGAATATGGCGATCTGGTGAAGCTCGGCATCATCGACCCGACCAAGGTCGTGCGCACGGCGCTGCAGGACGCGTCCTCGATCGCCGGCCTCATCGTCACCACCGAGGCGACGATCACCGAGCAGCCGAAGAAGGACAGCGGTCCGGCTCTGCCGCCCGGCGGCGGCATGGGCGGCATGGATTTCTGA
- a CDS encoding iron-sulfur cluster assembly accessory protein, whose translation MNIQFTPAAEKFIRRLVMFDGGPGYGLSLLVSPGGCSGMSAEFSVHPAPREGEQAFDFPSFKLFLPAQSRLLLDGVTIDFKETATSTGFSFIDPKAKACGCSSTQSVVELPELPVA comes from the coding sequence ATGAATATCCAGTTCACTCCTGCCGCGGAAAAGTTCATCCGTCGCCTCGTCATGTTCGACGGAGGCCCCGGCTATGGCTTGAGCCTTCTCGTCTCTCCGGGCGGTTGCTCGGGGATGAGCGCAGAATTCTCCGTCCATCCGGCGCCGCGGGAAGGCGAGCAGGCGTTCGACTTCCCGAGCTTCAAGCTGTTTCTGCCTGCGCAGAGCCGCTTGCTTCTCGACGGCGTGACGATCGACTTCAAGGAGACGGCCACCTCCACTGGCTTCTCCTTCATCGATCCCAAAGCGAAAGCCTGCGGGTGCTCTTCGACGCAGAGCGTCGTCGAGTTGCCGGAGCTCCCCGTGGCGTGA
- a CDS encoding nitrogen fixation protein NifZ, producing MSIRYDWGMRVRATVDLFNDGSHPGHEPDALLVKAGDPGEIVQIGEHVESDTPVYIVEFGEKVVIGCLQEEIEPV from the coding sequence ATGAGCATCCGATATGATTGGGGCATGCGGGTGCGCGCGACCGTCGATCTCTTCAATGACGGCTCGCATCCGGGGCACGAACCGGATGCGCTGCTCGTCAAGGCTGGCGATCCGGGCGAGATCGTTCAGATCGGCGAGCATGTCGAGAGTGATACGCCGGTCTATATCGTGGAGTTCGGCGAAAAGGTGGTGATCGGTTGCCTTCAGGAGGAGATCGAGCCGGTCTGA
- the nifT gene encoding putative nitrogen fixation protein NifT — protein sequence MKVMIRRGSDGILSAYVPKKDLEEPIVEQQSPQLWGGTVTLANGWILQLPEMAAETSLPITVEAKKVSGD from the coding sequence GTGAAAGTCATGATCCGCAGAGGCTCCGACGGCATTCTTTCGGCCTATGTGCCGAAGAAGGATCTCGAAGAGCCGATCGTCGAACAGCAAAGCCCCCAATTGTGGGGCGGCACGGTGACCCTCGCCAATGGTTGGATACTTCAGCTGCCGGAAATGGCTGCGGAGACTTCGCTTCCGATCACAGTCGAAGCAAAAAAAGTGAGTGGAGACTAA
- a CDS encoding 4Fe4S-binding leucine-rich repeat protein, with the protein MAAEPERISDDPLDWRGRPIRCRECSHVALNLEGLCRKGTACVRDRRAKRVDLFFRGHPHLADAYLDHVYFEVRARAARYASVLRLPPLLDDPEPEVRATAASRLPASRIARLAHDPEPRVRIVIANRLEGAALLAMYSDQDYLVRIHVVRRISPDLLPIAVHDEDPEVRRWVARRIPLDRLHLLVKDPEPLVRLVVAERLPEDRLDAMSKDEDLRIRFTIAERCPREMLRSFLDDEDELVRACAQTRLESD; encoded by the coding sequence ATGGCCGCAGAACCAGAAAGAATAAGCGACGATCCGCTGGACTGGCGTGGTCGCCCCATCCGCTGCAGGGAATGCTCCCATGTGGCGCTCAATCTCGAGGGGCTGTGCCGCAAGGGAACAGCCTGCGTGCGCGACCGGCGAGCCAAACGCGTCGATCTCTTCTTCCGCGGACATCCGCATCTCGCGGACGCCTATCTCGATCACGTCTATTTCGAAGTGCGCGCGCGCGCGGCGCGCTATGCTTCGGTCCTGCGGCTCCCGCCTTTGCTCGACGATCCAGAGCCCGAGGTGCGCGCCACAGCGGCCTCGCGCCTGCCGGCGTCGCGCATCGCCCGTCTCGCGCATGATCCAGAGCCGCGGGTTCGTATCGTCATCGCCAATCGGCTCGAGGGCGCGGCGCTGCTCGCAATGTATTCCGACCAGGATTATCTGGTCCGCATCCACGTCGTCCGCCGAATCTCGCCGGATTTGCTTCCGATCGCCGTCCATGACGAGGATCCGGAAGTGCGGCGTTGGGTGGCGCGTCGCATTCCTTTGGATAGGCTGCATCTTCTCGTCAAAGACCCGGAGCCGCTGGTGCGGCTCGTCGTCGCCGAGCGCCTTCCTGAGGATCGTCTCGACGCGATGAGCAAAGACGAGGATTTGCGCATTCGCTTCACCATCGCGGAACGATGCCCACGCGAGATGCTGCGCTCCTTCCTCGATGACGAGGACGAATTGGTGCGCGCCTGCGCGCAAACCCGACTGGAAAGCGACTGA